In Alkalihalobacillus sp. FSL W8-0930, a single window of DNA contains:
- a CDS encoding glycosyltransferase, which produces MKKIAFILYSLDGGGVERLTLHLINGLLDKGYKVDLLVVQLKGEYVDEIPDGVNLIHLDKANLRSSLLAIRGYLKVHQPDVLISAKDYINLIVLTAKKLTRVKTKVIVSSHVNITEQARRLPQFNNVKRGISFMYRFADDIVCVSKGVAEDIRKVSRVSSEKVHVIYNPIVTPELIENGAKTVHHPWFDEGKQVLVSVGRLHVQKDYPTLLHAFKKVSDEREVRLLLVGDGQEMDSLQALAKELKLTDLVDFVGFKNNPYPYMKQADLFVLSSAWEGFGNVLIEAFAMGTTVVATDCPSGPAEILEQGRLGTLVPVGAVAEMADAITYALAHPQPEELLKERASTFSIENCVTAYERLF; this is translated from the coding sequence ATGAAGAAGATTGCGTTTATTTTATATTCCCTTGATGGGGGAGGAGTTGAGCGTTTGACTCTTCACTTGATAAATGGATTGCTTGATAAAGGATATAAAGTTGATTTGCTTGTTGTTCAGCTAAAGGGTGAATATGTGGATGAGATTCCAGACGGTGTGAACCTTATTCATCTAGATAAAGCCAACTTACGTTCAAGCTTGCTAGCCATACGCGGCTATTTAAAAGTGCACCAACCAGATGTTCTGATTTCTGCGAAGGACTACATTAATTTAATTGTGTTAACAGCCAAGAAATTAACACGTGTGAAAACAAAGGTCATTGTTAGTAGTCATGTGAATATAACGGAGCAGGCGCGAAGGCTTCCGCAGTTTAACAATGTAAAGCGCGGCATCTCTTTTATGTATCGGTTTGCTGATGACATCGTCTGTGTGTCAAAAGGGGTAGCTGAGGATATTCGGAAGGTCTCTCGTGTATCAAGTGAAAAGGTACATGTTATCTATAATCCCATTGTGACACCTGAATTAATTGAAAACGGAGCAAAGACGGTTCATCATCCGTGGTTTGATGAGGGGAAGCAGGTTCTTGTTTCAGTAGGTAGACTTCATGTTCAAAAGGATTACCCAACTCTTCTTCATGCTTTTAAAAAGGTGAGTGATGAGAGGGAGGTTCGACTGTTACTTGTTGGAGATGGTCAGGAGATGGACTCACTCCAGGCACTTGCGAAAGAGCTTAAACTGACCGATTTGGTTGATTTTGTTGGGTTTAAAAACAATCCCTATCCATATATGAAGCAAGCCGATTTGTTTGTCTTATCGTCTGCATGGGAAGGGTTTGGCAATGTGTTGATTGAAGCGTTTGCGATGGGAACAACGGTTGTTGCAACTGATTGTCCAAGTGGTCCTGCGGAAATTCTTGAGCAGGGAAGACTTGGTACGCTTGTCCCCGTCGGAGCGGTAGCGGAGATGGCAGATGCGATCACATACGCGCTTGCGCATCCGCAACCAGAGGAGCTTTTAAAGGAAAGAGCATCAACGTTTTCTATAGAGAATTGTGTGACGGCATATGAACGTTTATTTTAA
- a CDS encoding oligosaccharide flippase family protein, with translation MLARHAFAYLLSHGIPALVGFAAIAVYTRLLTDVEYGRYALVFAIAAMVNAVVFEWLKVSLLRYYPQYQGQRSFLDTVKLCFLALAFLTALAGLPLYFLFEGLGWIHIVLAIVLSWCQSWYQMNLNLLRSEFNPKLYGYLSFLRSVLALAFGVLLIVAGFDELGLLWGLILAFVVTLAWPTYKKWGMGLRPASYDPRIVKGFAGYGVPLALTLLLGVVIHNSDRFIISAMLGVGPNGTYSATYDLTEQTIFTLMLVINLAAFPLAVRTMEQKGEKEALVQVKENTGLLLLIALPAMVGLLVLTPNVVGLMLGEGFREEALLIMPIIAVGAFLKGIKLYAVDIIFHLHKRTSIQVIPVLLAAVLNVVFTIMLIPEFGLRGAAIATVIAYVVAIVLSLVFMNLSIREFPFPGKDFVKILCASLVMGVALWFMREQTGIVWLFVQVSIGLFIYIVFVLAFDVLGVRAIVQKRLSTRKRG, from the coding sequence TTGTTAGCTAGACATGCGTTTGCTTATTTACTTTCCCACGGGATCCCGGCGTTGGTCGGGTTTGCAGCGATTGCTGTATATACGAGGCTGCTAACGGACGTTGAATATGGAAGGTACGCGCTGGTTTTTGCCATTGCAGCAATGGTGAATGCGGTTGTATTCGAATGGCTGAAGGTGAGCTTGCTTCGCTATTACCCTCAGTATCAAGGACAGCGGTCGTTTTTAGATACGGTCAAGCTTTGCTTTCTGGCACTGGCCTTTCTCACAGCTTTGGCCGGATTACCGCTTTACTTTTTATTTGAGGGGCTAGGCTGGATTCATATTGTCTTAGCAATTGTTTTATCTTGGTGTCAGTCCTGGTATCAGATGAATTTGAATTTGCTTCGCTCGGAGTTTAATCCCAAACTTTACGGATACCTCTCGTTCCTACGTTCGGTGCTGGCTCTGGCATTTGGGGTGCTTCTGATTGTAGCTGGCTTTGATGAACTTGGGCTTCTGTGGGGATTAATTCTCGCATTTGTTGTGACACTTGCTTGGCCGACCTACAAAAAATGGGGGATGGGTCTGCGTCCGGCATCCTATGATCCGCGCATTGTTAAAGGCTTTGCAGGGTACGGTGTGCCACTTGCGTTAACCTTGCTGCTTGGTGTCGTGATTCATAACTCGGATCGCTTTATCATTAGTGCCATGCTTGGTGTCGGTCCAAATGGAACGTATTCAGCAACGTATGATTTAACGGAACAAACGATTTTTACATTAATGCTAGTCATTAATTTAGCCGCATTTCCGCTGGCTGTACGAACGATGGAACAGAAGGGTGAGAAAGAAGCATTAGTTCAAGTAAAAGAAAATACTGGCTTACTTTTACTTATTGCTTTGCCTGCGATGGTCGGGCTACTGGTTCTTACTCCAAACGTGGTGGGCTTGATGCTAGGAGAAGGATTTCGAGAAGAAGCCTTACTGATCATGCCGATTATTGCTGTAGGGGCTTTTCTGAAAGGAATTAAATTATACGCTGTAGATATTATCTTTCATTTACATAAACGAACGTCTATTCAAGTCATTCCTGTGCTTCTCGCAGCTGTGCTCAATGTGGTGTTCACTATTATGCTTATTCCTGAGTTCGGCTTACGTGGTGCTGCGATCGCAACCGTGATTGCGTATGTAGTAGCAATTGTGTTGAGCTTGGTTTTTATGAATCTTTCCATTCGTGAGTTTCCATTCCCGGGTAAAGATTTTGTTAAGATTTTATGTGCATCGCTAGTGATGGGGGTTGCACTTTGGTTTATGCGGGAGCAGACAGGAATCGTGTGGCTATTCGTACAAGTTTCAATCGGATTATTTATCTATATAGTATTCGTCTTGGCATTTGATGTATTAGGTGTGAGAGCGATCGTTCAAAAGCGATTAAGCACCAGGAAAAGAGGCTAG
- a CDS encoding glycosyltransferase family 2 protein: MLSIIVPTLGTRVPELNRLFDSLENQTSLEFEVIVVSQDHHEVVSELLSKRSFLHKQVKLSKRGLSYARNEGLKAVKGRYVTFSDDDCWYPAHAVKKVERFFAQHQAQVVCFQIFDPTTNQTYKSYPTEEANQVRSRDLFRKSSIEIFVDTQTIDQNYLSFNESFGLGAKHPSGEENIFLFALHRAGYTISYVPEVIVYHLKPTQASRLDERTMISKGALFAALYRKPVDLILLTALFAKKIRHVKRPLQTYAKAVALSFSEKVAK; this comes from the coding sequence ATGTTAAGTATTATTGTTCCAACACTTGGTACAAGGGTGCCTGAATTAAATCGATTGTTTGATAGTCTTGAAAATCAGACGAGCCTTGAATTTGAAGTCATTGTTGTATCACAGGATCATCACGAGGTTGTATCAGAGCTACTTTCTAAACGATCGTTTTTACATAAACAAGTAAAGCTATCAAAGCGAGGCTTGTCCTATGCGAGGAACGAGGGACTAAAAGCTGTTAAAGGGCGCTATGTGACCTTTTCAGATGATGATTGTTGGTACCCTGCTCATGCTGTTAAAAAGGTTGAGCGCTTTTTCGCTCAACATCAGGCACAGGTGGTTTGTTTTCAAATCTTTGATCCGACCACAAATCAGACCTATAAGTCTTATCCAACTGAGGAAGCGAATCAGGTGCGTTCAAGAGACTTATTTCGAAAGTCCTCCATCGAGATCTTTGTTGATACGCAAACAATCGATCAAAACTATCTATCCTTTAATGAAAGCTTTGGTCTTGGAGCGAAGCATCCTAGCGGAGAAGAGAACATTTTTCTTTTTGCGTTGCACAGAGCCGGCTACACGATTAGTTATGTGCCTGAAGTGATTGTATATCACTTGAAGCCGACTCAAGCGTCACGATTAGATGAGAGAACGATGATTAGTAAAGGCGCATTGTTTGCTGCCTTGTACCGAAAGCCGGTTGATCTTATTCTACTCACTGCATTGTTTGCTAAAAAGATACGCCACGTGAAGCGCCCCCTTCAAACCTATGCAAAAGCAGTGGCACTAAGCTTTTCTGAAAAAGTAGCGAAATAA